One Corvus cornix cornix isolate S_Up_H32 chromosome 10, ASM73873v5, whole genome shotgun sequence genomic region harbors:
- the MINAR1 gene encoding major intrinsically disordered Notch2-binding receptor 1 isoform X1: protein MESNQESSLFLVKILEELDTKQNTVSYQDLCKSLCARFDLSQLAKLRSVLFYTACLDPNFPATLFKDKMRCTVNNQQSKKIMVAADIVTIFNLIQMNGGVAKEKLPVARHKVKKKESFESCRSDTEICNMADCVPDCVPNCELNDQDFNRGFPVRRSSKCRKMDCKDCQQFVPSSEPNFLLGVNKDMKGRAASLDRLQALASYSIATSPPCEMQSTYFPMNIENESISDQDSLPIGAGIKETFISNDEPFVMQSCVQKRNIFKEDFHNLITISPNLIPSNKTPEDGHREPQNRKESSKQTFFNHSFEMPYSSQYLNPVYSPIPDKRRVKHESLDDLQASTYFGPTTVLGPQETKKWSGKPTKQTAWPAKSWSLNTEEVPDFERSFFNRKQSEEKPRYQSSNNPSPNFPSVDRHQSYLNTKDQQPIMQANYAVKPNGHKPKEIPSILDVEKHEPVKKFKDKSINCTSVQILSIDRTMSVGTQTEQQVLDHKKCKDLCAAGQAKYGERHSLKQSDDDSEIVSDDISDIFRFLDDMSISGSTGVMQSSCYNSTGSLSQVHKSDCDSSPEHNLTKISNGSACNKLDKVVRADVSNTDDELKTSVCKLVLRIGEIEKKLESLSGVREEISQVLGKLSKLDQKIQQPEKVSVQIDLNSLTSDAASDESNSPQIFQCHNTPHGGKLENNPEWCCSDASGSNSESLRVKALKKSLFTRRSSRSLTEENSATESKIASISNSPRDWRAITYTNQVGITEEEMKERDGGENKDWHRKSKEADRQYEIPQPHRLSKQPKDAFLIEQVFSPHPYPASLKSHMKSNPLYTDMRLTELAEVKRAQPSWTIEEYTRNSGDKGKIAALDLQTQESLNPNNLEYWMEDIYTPGYDSLLKRKEAEFRRAKVCKIAALIAAAACTVILVIVVPICTMKS, encoded by the exons ATGGAGTCCAACCAGGAGTCCTCACTCTTCCTGGTGAAGATATTGGAGGAGCTGGACACGAAGCAGAATACTGTTTCTTACCAGGATCTCTGCAAGTCCCTTTGTGCAAGGTTTGATTTATCCCAGTTGGCCAAGCTCAGAAGCGTGCTGTTTTACACTGCTTGCCTGGATCCTAATTTCCCAGCGACTTTGTTCAAAGACAAAATGAGATGCACTGTAAACAATCAGCAATCAAAGAAAATCATGGTTGCAGCAGATATAGTAACAATATTCAACCTCATACAAATGAACGGGGGAGTGGCCAAGGAGAAGCTTCCAGTAGCAAGGCACaaagtgaagaagaaggagTCCTTCGAGTCCTGCAGGTCTGACACAGAGATCTGCAATATGGCAGACTGTGTGCCTGACTGTGTGCCCAACTGCGAGCTCAACGACCAGGACTTTAACCGGGGCTTTCCAGTCAGAAGGTCTTcgaaatgcagaaagatggacTGCAAAGACTGCCAGCAGTTCGTCCCCTCATCAGAACCCAACTTCTTGCTCGGTGTTAATAAGGACATGAAGGGCCGGGCTGCCTCTCTGGACAGGCTGCAGGCACTGGCATCCTACTCCATCGCCACGTCCCCACCATGTGAGATGCAGAGTACGTACTTCCCCATGAACATTGAAAATGAATCTATTTCAGACCAGGATTCCTTGCCTATAGGTGCAGGCATAAAAGAAACTTTCATTTCAAATGATGAGCCTTTCGTGATGCAGTCGTGTgtccagaaaagaaatatattcaaaGAAGATTTTCATAATCTGATTACAATATCTCCCAACTTAATACCATCCAACAAAACACCAGAAGATGGACACAGAGAGCctcagaacaggaaagaaagctCTAAGCAGACTTTCTTCAACCACAGCTTTGAAATGCCATACAGCAGCCAGTACTTGAATCCAGTTTATTCTCCTATACCAGACAAAAGGCGAGTGAAGCATGAAAGTTTAGATGATCTTCAAGCTTCAACATATTTTGGCCCAACTACTGTTCTTGGGCCCCAGGAAACCAAAAAGTGGAGTGGAAAGCCAACCAAGCAAACTGCCTGGCCAGCTAAAAGCTGGAGTTTAAATACTGAGGAGGTCCCTGACTTTGAACGCTCATTTTTTAACAGGAAGCAGTCTGAAGAGAAACCACGATACCAGAGTTCGAACAACCCATCTCCAAACTTTCCTTCAGTTGACAGGCATCAGTCCTACCTAAACACAAAGGATCAGCAACCAATTATGCAGGCAAACTATGCTGTGAAACCCAATGGGCATAAACCTAAGGAGATTCCTTCCATTCTAGATGTGGAGAAACACGAGCCAGTCAAAAAGTTTAAGGATAAAAGCATTAACTGTACTTCTGTGCAGATCTTAAGCATTGACAGGACCATGAGTGTTGGGACACAAACGGAGCAGCAGGTTCTGGACCACAAGAAGTGCAAGGATTTGTGTGCAGCAGGCCAAGCCAAGTACGGTGAGCGGCACTCTCTGAAGCAGTCGGATGATGACTCCGAAATCGTGAGCGATGACATCAGTGACATTTTCCGGTTTTTGGATGACATGAGTATCAGCGGGTCCACGGGAGTGATGCAGTCCTCGTGCTACAATAGCACTGGTTCCTTGTCTCAGGTGCATAAATCAGACTGTGATAGCTCACCTGAGCACAATTTGACTAAGATCTCCAACGGGAGTGCCTGTAACAAATTGGATAAAGTGGTCAGGGCGGATGTCAGTAACACAGATGATGAACTGAAAACGAGTGTCTGCAAATTAGTCTTGAGGATTGGCGAAATAGAGAAGAAACTGGAATCTCTCTCAGGTGTCCGAGAAGAAATCTCTCAAGTCCTGGGGAAATTAAGCAAGCTGGATCAAAAAATCCAGCAGCCAGAGAAGGTCAGTGTACAAATAGATCTCAACTCTTTGACAAGCGATGCCGCATCAGATGAGAGCAACTCCCCGCAGATATTTCAGTGCCACAACACTCCTCATGGAGGCAAGCTGGAGAATAATCCAGAATGGTGCTGTTCGGATGCCAGTGGAAGTAACAGCGAGAGTCTTCGAgtaaaagccttaaaaaaaagtttgtttacTAGGAGATCATCAAGAtcattaacagaagaaaacagtgcaaCCGAATCCAAAATAGCAAGTATTTCAAACTCTCCCCGAGACTGGAGAGCTATTACTTACACCAACCAAGTTGGCATTACAGAGGAGGAGATGAAAGAGAGagatggaggagaaaataagGACTGGCACAGGAAATCTAAAGAG GCAGACAGGCAATATGAAATCCCACAGCCACATAGACTCTCTAAACAGCCAAAAGATGCTTTCTTGATTGAACAAGTCTTTAGTCCTCATCCCTACCCTGCATCACTCAAGTCACATATGAAAAGCAACCCACTCTACACAGACATGAGGTTGACAGAGCTGGCTGAAGTGAAACGTGCCCAGCCGTCATGGACCATAGAGGAATACACGAGGAATTCCGGGGATAAAGGCAAGATCGCAGCCTTGGATCTACAA acTCAAGAATCTTTAAACCCAAACAACTTAGAGTACTGGATGGAAGACATTTATACTCCTGGCTATGATTCCTTGTTGAAACGGAAAGAAGCCGAGTTCAGGAGAGCAAAGGTTTGCAAGATCGCTGCCCTGATCGCAGCGGCCGCCTGTACGGTTATCCTGGTCATTGTGGTTCCCATTTGTACAATGAAATCCTGA
- the MINAR1 gene encoding major intrinsically disordered Notch2-binding receptor 1 isoform X2, with protein sequence MESNQESSLFLVKILEELDTKQNTVSYQDLCKSLCARFDLSQLAKLRSVLFYTACLDPNFPATLFKDKMRCTVNNQQSKKIMVAADIVTIFNLIQMNGGVAKEKLPVARHKVKKKESFESCRSDTEICNMADCVPDCVPNCELNDQDFNRGFPVRRSSKCRKMDCKDCQQFVPSSEPNFLLGVNKDMKGRAASLDRLQALASYSIATSPPCEMQSTYFPMNIENESISDQDSLPIGAGIKETFISNDEPFVMQSCVQKRNIFKEDFHNLITISPNLIPSNKTPEDGHREPQNRKESSKQTFFNHSFEMPYSSQYLNPVYSPIPDKRRVKHESLDDLQASTYFGPTTVLGPQETKKWSGKPTKQTAWPAKSWSLNTEEVPDFERSFFNRKQSEEKPRYQSSNNPSPNFPSVDRHQSYLNTKDQQPIMQANYAVKPNGHKPKEIPSILDVEKHEPVKKFKDKSINCTSVQILSIDRTMSVGTQTEQQVLDHKKCKDLCAAGQAKYGERHSLKQSDDDSEIVSDDISDIFRFLDDMSISGSTGVMQSSCYNSTGSLSQVHKSDCDSSPEHNLTKISNGSACNKLDKVVRADVSNTDDELKTSVCKLVLRIGEIEKKLESLSGVREEISQVLGKLSKLDQKIQQPEKVSVQIDLNSLTSDAASDESNSPQIFQCHNTPHGGKLENNPEWCCSDASGSNSESLRVKALKKSLFTRRSSRSLTEENSATESKIASISNSPRDWRAITYTNQVGITEEEMKERDGGENKDWHRKSKEADRQYEIPQPHRLSKQPKDAFLIEQVFSPHPYPASLKSHMKSNPLYTDMRLTELAEVKRAQPSWTIEEYTRNSGDKGKIAALDLQTQESLNPNNLEYWMEDIYTPGYDSLLKRKEAEFRRAKERTLCLVKCCSAGGSPANLAALDNF encoded by the exons ATGGAGTCCAACCAGGAGTCCTCACTCTTCCTGGTGAAGATATTGGAGGAGCTGGACACGAAGCAGAATACTGTTTCTTACCAGGATCTCTGCAAGTCCCTTTGTGCAAGGTTTGATTTATCCCAGTTGGCCAAGCTCAGAAGCGTGCTGTTTTACACTGCTTGCCTGGATCCTAATTTCCCAGCGACTTTGTTCAAAGACAAAATGAGATGCACTGTAAACAATCAGCAATCAAAGAAAATCATGGTTGCAGCAGATATAGTAACAATATTCAACCTCATACAAATGAACGGGGGAGTGGCCAAGGAGAAGCTTCCAGTAGCAAGGCACaaagtgaagaagaaggagTCCTTCGAGTCCTGCAGGTCTGACACAGAGATCTGCAATATGGCAGACTGTGTGCCTGACTGTGTGCCCAACTGCGAGCTCAACGACCAGGACTTTAACCGGGGCTTTCCAGTCAGAAGGTCTTcgaaatgcagaaagatggacTGCAAAGACTGCCAGCAGTTCGTCCCCTCATCAGAACCCAACTTCTTGCTCGGTGTTAATAAGGACATGAAGGGCCGGGCTGCCTCTCTGGACAGGCTGCAGGCACTGGCATCCTACTCCATCGCCACGTCCCCACCATGTGAGATGCAGAGTACGTACTTCCCCATGAACATTGAAAATGAATCTATTTCAGACCAGGATTCCTTGCCTATAGGTGCAGGCATAAAAGAAACTTTCATTTCAAATGATGAGCCTTTCGTGATGCAGTCGTGTgtccagaaaagaaatatattcaaaGAAGATTTTCATAATCTGATTACAATATCTCCCAACTTAATACCATCCAACAAAACACCAGAAGATGGACACAGAGAGCctcagaacaggaaagaaagctCTAAGCAGACTTTCTTCAACCACAGCTTTGAAATGCCATACAGCAGCCAGTACTTGAATCCAGTTTATTCTCCTATACCAGACAAAAGGCGAGTGAAGCATGAAAGTTTAGATGATCTTCAAGCTTCAACATATTTTGGCCCAACTACTGTTCTTGGGCCCCAGGAAACCAAAAAGTGGAGTGGAAAGCCAACCAAGCAAACTGCCTGGCCAGCTAAAAGCTGGAGTTTAAATACTGAGGAGGTCCCTGACTTTGAACGCTCATTTTTTAACAGGAAGCAGTCTGAAGAGAAACCACGATACCAGAGTTCGAACAACCCATCTCCAAACTTTCCTTCAGTTGACAGGCATCAGTCCTACCTAAACACAAAGGATCAGCAACCAATTATGCAGGCAAACTATGCTGTGAAACCCAATGGGCATAAACCTAAGGAGATTCCTTCCATTCTAGATGTGGAGAAACACGAGCCAGTCAAAAAGTTTAAGGATAAAAGCATTAACTGTACTTCTGTGCAGATCTTAAGCATTGACAGGACCATGAGTGTTGGGACACAAACGGAGCAGCAGGTTCTGGACCACAAGAAGTGCAAGGATTTGTGTGCAGCAGGCCAAGCCAAGTACGGTGAGCGGCACTCTCTGAAGCAGTCGGATGATGACTCCGAAATCGTGAGCGATGACATCAGTGACATTTTCCGGTTTTTGGATGACATGAGTATCAGCGGGTCCACGGGAGTGATGCAGTCCTCGTGCTACAATAGCACTGGTTCCTTGTCTCAGGTGCATAAATCAGACTGTGATAGCTCACCTGAGCACAATTTGACTAAGATCTCCAACGGGAGTGCCTGTAACAAATTGGATAAAGTGGTCAGGGCGGATGTCAGTAACACAGATGATGAACTGAAAACGAGTGTCTGCAAATTAGTCTTGAGGATTGGCGAAATAGAGAAGAAACTGGAATCTCTCTCAGGTGTCCGAGAAGAAATCTCTCAAGTCCTGGGGAAATTAAGCAAGCTGGATCAAAAAATCCAGCAGCCAGAGAAGGTCAGTGTACAAATAGATCTCAACTCTTTGACAAGCGATGCCGCATCAGATGAGAGCAACTCCCCGCAGATATTTCAGTGCCACAACACTCCTCATGGAGGCAAGCTGGAGAATAATCCAGAATGGTGCTGTTCGGATGCCAGTGGAAGTAACAGCGAGAGTCTTCGAgtaaaagccttaaaaaaaagtttgtttacTAGGAGATCATCAAGAtcattaacagaagaaaacagtgcaaCCGAATCCAAAATAGCAAGTATTTCAAACTCTCCCCGAGACTGGAGAGCTATTACTTACACCAACCAAGTTGGCATTACAGAGGAGGAGATGAAAGAGAGagatggaggagaaaataagGACTGGCACAGGAAATCTAAAGAG GCAGACAGGCAATATGAAATCCCACAGCCACATAGACTCTCTAAACAGCCAAAAGATGCTTTCTTGATTGAACAAGTCTTTAGTCCTCATCCCTACCCTGCATCACTCAAGTCACATATGAAAAGCAACCCACTCTACACAGACATGAGGTTGACAGAGCTGGCTGAAGTGAAACGTGCCCAGCCGTCATGGACCATAGAGGAATACACGAGGAATTCCGGGGATAAAGGCAAGATCGCAGCCTTGGATCTACAA acTCAAGAATCTTTAAACCCAAACAACTTAGAGTACTGGATGGAAGACATTTATACTCCTGGCTATGATTCCTTGTTGAAACGGAAAGAAGCCGAGTTCAGGAGAGCAAAG
- the MINAR1 gene encoding major intrinsically disordered Notch2-binding receptor 1 isoform X3 translates to MESNQESSLFLVKILEELDTKQNTVSYQDLCKSLCARFDLSQLAKLRSVLFYTACLDPNFPATLFKDKMRCTVNNQQSKKIMVAADIVTIFNLIQMNGGVAKEKLPVARHKVKKKESFESCRSDTEICNMADCVPDCVPNCELNDQDFNRGFPVRRSSKCRKMDCKDCQQFVPSSEPNFLLGVNKDMKGRAASLDRLQALASYSIATSPPCEMQSTYFPMNIENESISDQDSLPIGAGIKETFISNDEPFVMQSCVQKRNIFKEDFHNLITISPNLIPSNKTPEDGHREPQNRKESSKQTFFNHSFEMPYSSQYLNPVYSPIPDKRRVKHESLDDLQASTYFGPTTVLGPQETKKWSGKPTKQTAWPAKSWSLNTEEVPDFERSFFNRKQSEEKPRYQSSNNPSPNFPSVDRHQSYLNTKDQQPIMQANYAVKPNGHKPKEIPSILDVEKHEPVKKFKDKSINCTSVQILSIDRTMSVGTQTEQQVLDHKKCKDLCAAGQAKYGERHSLKQSDDDSEIVSDDISDIFRFLDDMSISGSTGVMQSSCYNSTGSLSQVHKSDCDSSPEHNLTKISNGSACNKLDKVVRADVSNTDDELKTSVCKLVLRIGEIEKKLESLSGVREEISQVLGKLSKLDQKIQQPEKVSVQIDLNSLTSDAASDESNSPQIFQCHNTPHGGKLENNPEWCCSDASGSNSESLRVKALKKSLFTRRSSRSLTEENSATESKIASISNSPRDWRAITYTNQVGITEEEMKERDGGENKDWHRKSKESCFFLSNSFEPYCRQTGNMKSHSHIDSLNSQKMLS, encoded by the exons ATGGAGTCCAACCAGGAGTCCTCACTCTTCCTGGTGAAGATATTGGAGGAGCTGGACACGAAGCAGAATACTGTTTCTTACCAGGATCTCTGCAAGTCCCTTTGTGCAAGGTTTGATTTATCCCAGTTGGCCAAGCTCAGAAGCGTGCTGTTTTACACTGCTTGCCTGGATCCTAATTTCCCAGCGACTTTGTTCAAAGACAAAATGAGATGCACTGTAAACAATCAGCAATCAAAGAAAATCATGGTTGCAGCAGATATAGTAACAATATTCAACCTCATACAAATGAACGGGGGAGTGGCCAAGGAGAAGCTTCCAGTAGCAAGGCACaaagtgaagaagaaggagTCCTTCGAGTCCTGCAGGTCTGACACAGAGATCTGCAATATGGCAGACTGTGTGCCTGACTGTGTGCCCAACTGCGAGCTCAACGACCAGGACTTTAACCGGGGCTTTCCAGTCAGAAGGTCTTcgaaatgcagaaagatggacTGCAAAGACTGCCAGCAGTTCGTCCCCTCATCAGAACCCAACTTCTTGCTCGGTGTTAATAAGGACATGAAGGGCCGGGCTGCCTCTCTGGACAGGCTGCAGGCACTGGCATCCTACTCCATCGCCACGTCCCCACCATGTGAGATGCAGAGTACGTACTTCCCCATGAACATTGAAAATGAATCTATTTCAGACCAGGATTCCTTGCCTATAGGTGCAGGCATAAAAGAAACTTTCATTTCAAATGATGAGCCTTTCGTGATGCAGTCGTGTgtccagaaaagaaatatattcaaaGAAGATTTTCATAATCTGATTACAATATCTCCCAACTTAATACCATCCAACAAAACACCAGAAGATGGACACAGAGAGCctcagaacaggaaagaaagctCTAAGCAGACTTTCTTCAACCACAGCTTTGAAATGCCATACAGCAGCCAGTACTTGAATCCAGTTTATTCTCCTATACCAGACAAAAGGCGAGTGAAGCATGAAAGTTTAGATGATCTTCAAGCTTCAACATATTTTGGCCCAACTACTGTTCTTGGGCCCCAGGAAACCAAAAAGTGGAGTGGAAAGCCAACCAAGCAAACTGCCTGGCCAGCTAAAAGCTGGAGTTTAAATACTGAGGAGGTCCCTGACTTTGAACGCTCATTTTTTAACAGGAAGCAGTCTGAAGAGAAACCACGATACCAGAGTTCGAACAACCCATCTCCAAACTTTCCTTCAGTTGACAGGCATCAGTCCTACCTAAACACAAAGGATCAGCAACCAATTATGCAGGCAAACTATGCTGTGAAACCCAATGGGCATAAACCTAAGGAGATTCCTTCCATTCTAGATGTGGAGAAACACGAGCCAGTCAAAAAGTTTAAGGATAAAAGCATTAACTGTACTTCTGTGCAGATCTTAAGCATTGACAGGACCATGAGTGTTGGGACACAAACGGAGCAGCAGGTTCTGGACCACAAGAAGTGCAAGGATTTGTGTGCAGCAGGCCAAGCCAAGTACGGTGAGCGGCACTCTCTGAAGCAGTCGGATGATGACTCCGAAATCGTGAGCGATGACATCAGTGACATTTTCCGGTTTTTGGATGACATGAGTATCAGCGGGTCCACGGGAGTGATGCAGTCCTCGTGCTACAATAGCACTGGTTCCTTGTCTCAGGTGCATAAATCAGACTGTGATAGCTCACCTGAGCACAATTTGACTAAGATCTCCAACGGGAGTGCCTGTAACAAATTGGATAAAGTGGTCAGGGCGGATGTCAGTAACACAGATGATGAACTGAAAACGAGTGTCTGCAAATTAGTCTTGAGGATTGGCGAAATAGAGAAGAAACTGGAATCTCTCTCAGGTGTCCGAGAAGAAATCTCTCAAGTCCTGGGGAAATTAAGCAAGCTGGATCAAAAAATCCAGCAGCCAGAGAAGGTCAGTGTACAAATAGATCTCAACTCTTTGACAAGCGATGCCGCATCAGATGAGAGCAACTCCCCGCAGATATTTCAGTGCCACAACACTCCTCATGGAGGCAAGCTGGAGAATAATCCAGAATGGTGCTGTTCGGATGCCAGTGGAAGTAACAGCGAGAGTCTTCGAgtaaaagccttaaaaaaaagtttgtttacTAGGAGATCATCAAGAtcattaacagaagaaaacagtgcaaCCGAATCCAAAATAGCAAGTATTTCAAACTCTCCCCGAGACTGGAGAGCTATTACTTACACCAACCAAGTTGGCATTACAGAGGAGGAGATGAAAGAGAGagatggaggagaaaataagGACTGGCACAGGAAATCTAAAGAG tcttgtttttttctctcaaattcTTTTGAACCCTATTGCAGGCAGACAGGCAATATGAAATCCCACAGCCACATAGACTCTCTAAACAGCCAAAAGATGCTTTCTTGA